In Microbacterium lushaniae, the following are encoded in one genomic region:
- a CDS encoding lycopene cyclase domain-containing protein, whose protein sequence is MTYPLLVLPFLIVTAAVTALSARRPRFAARMAASGVAAVVLLALTAVFDNVMIALDLFTYPPEHLSGLRIGLAPVEDFAYPLCAAFGVPAVFALLRRTEPAA, encoded by the coding sequence GTGACGTATCCGCTGCTCGTGCTGCCGTTCCTCATCGTGACCGCCGCCGTCACGGCCCTGTCGGCGCGGCGGCCGCGCTTCGCCGCGCGGATGGCGGCTTCGGGGGTCGCCGCGGTGGTGCTCCTCGCGCTGACAGCGGTGTTCGACAACGTCATGATCGCGCTGGACCTGTTCACCTACCCGCCCGAGCACCTGTCTGGCCTGCGCATCGGCCTGGCGCCGGTGGAGGACTTCGCCTACCCGCTGTGCGCCGCGTTCGGGGTGCCCGCCGTGTTCGCTCTCCTGCGCCGGACGGAGCCGGCGGCATGA